Genomic window (Paenibacillus sp. PK3_47):
GAGCCGATTAGTCACCTGGAAACGGAAAACGAAGAAAAGATTAAAAATGTAGTCCTGCAAAATGGTGTTAAGTTACCGGCAGAACGCGGATTTATTGCATTCGGCAACAATCCCGTACATTCTGAGCTGGCGGAGCAGCTGGGAGTAAGTTTGCACAAAAACAGGCATATAGAGGCTAATAGACGCTCTCTCATGACTGATGTAGAGCATGTATGGGTGGCAGGGGATGTTGCTGTTCACGCGGAGCAGGCTACGGTTGCCATGGGTGACGGTGCGATTGCCGGGATCTGGATGAACAAGGTGCTGAAGAAACTCAATCCGGTGCAGCTTCCTCCAGCCCGAAAAAGACCTTCAACAGTAAAATAAGCTGAAAGCTTTGCACCACTATGGACGATTCTCCCTACTTGCGGTGAGCCAGGCCGCATCTTGTCGGAAAATATGATAAAATAGGCAAAAAGAGCAAAAGTGGTGGAGAATGGTGACGATGGATAGTGAGGTTTTGCGTCAAAAGCTGGAGCAACTCACCGGAAAGAGAACCGGAATCAAGCAGTTAGGGAGGCAGCATTCGGCTTCCCTTTTCGCCATGGGCACTGAAGGCGGAGAGGAGTTGGTCACTCATGACGGTTATCTCTGGGTGCCCTTGTATGATAATGACGGAAGAGTAACTGCTGTATGGGTGGAGCTTGAAGGCCTCTCTACCCTTGAGGTACAGCTGGTCAACTATGCAGCGCGCAATTTCTCGGTTGCCCTCAAGGCTACCGGACTCAAGGAAGAGGGGGAAGTCGAAGCACGGCAGCTTAGTGCATGGCTTAACTCTCAACTGGAGCAGGAGAAAACTGATGCGGAAATCCCTGATGATATGTCTTTGAAGGGACGTTTGTTCGGCGAAATGATCCCCTTCCTGCTGGTTAGCGAAAATGTACATAATCCGCAGATATCCTACCGTTCGCTGATGAAGCTGCTGCGCAATTATTTTGAGAATGAAGTGATACTCATCCCTCTGCAGGAGAAAGAATGGCTAATTTTAGCCCGTAAAGAACTGCTCACCGGTGGAGATGATAAGGAAGATGAGGAAGAAAGTGCTGATGAGCTGCTTGCACAGACCTGCATGGGGCTGCATGAGTTGATTGCCAGTGAATGGGTCGGTGTGTTTCATTTGGCCGTAGCCCCGGCAATCGTTCCGGTAAAAGGACTGACGGGTTCTGTAGCACTGCTGAGAGAGACGATTGTGCTGGGACGTATTTTTCAGGTCGGAGATTATATTCATCTTCCCTGGGAACTGCACATGGAGCGTCTGGTTAACAGTATTCCTGATGGCCGGCGCAGACAGCTGCTGGGACAGATCGGAGATTATTCCTCTGTGCTCGCGGATAAGGAAATGCTGCTGACGCTGGAGACATTTTTTGAAATGGACTGCAATGTCAGTGAGACTGCAAAGAAGCTGTATATCCACCGCAACACCCTGCTCTACCGCCTGGATAAAATCAAACAGGAGACAGGCGCAGATGTACGCAGTTTTGGGGATGCGGCGATTGTGAAGTTAGCCATGTTATTGTATAAAGTGACGAAAAGAAAATAGGTTTTTTGTGAACGTTACAAATAGCCAGAAGGACCCGTCTGGGTTAAGATAAGTGTACAAGAAAGCGATTTATTTTTTATCCTAACAATAAACTCGAGGGGGAAATACAATGGCAGGCGTACGTTTAGAGCATATTTTCAAAAAATACCCGGGTTCCGATAAAGCAACAGTAATGGATATCAATCTTGATATTAAAGATAAAGAATTTCTCGTACTGGTAGGTCCTTCCGGTTGCGGTAAATCCACAACTCTCCGTATGATCGCCGGTCTGGAAGAAATCTCTGAAGGTAAAATGTACATTGGCGACCGTGTAGTTAATGACGTTGCACCTAAAGACCGCGATATCGCGATGGTATTCCAATCCTACGCCCTGTACCCGCACATGAGCGTGTACCAGAACATGGCGTTCGGTCTGAAACTGCGTAAAGTTAAGAAAGAAGAGATTGACAAGAAAGTACGCGAAGCTGCCAAGATCCTCGATATCGAGCACTTGCTTGAGCGTAAGCCTAAGGCCCTGTCCGGTGGTCAACGCCAACGTGTCGCTTTGGGACGTGCGATTGTCCGTGATCCGCAAGTCTTCCTGATGGATGAGCCTCTTTCCAACTTGGATGCTAAACTTCGTGGTCAAATGCGTGCGGAAATCACTAAGCTGGTTAAACGCCTTGAAACTACTTGTATCTACGTAACGCATGACCAAACAGAAGCTATGACGATGGGTGACCGTATCGTAGTTATGTATGATGGTATCATTCAACAAGCCGCTTCCCCTGAAGAGCTGTACAATGAGCCAACTAACCTGTTCGTAGCCGGATTTATCGGTTCCCCTACAATGAACTTTATCAATGGTACACTGTCCGAAGTTAACGGTTCCGTTCGCTTCCGCGCTGACAACCTTGATGTTGAAGTTCCAGGCGGCAAAGCTACAATCCTGCGCAACAAAGGTTACATCGGCAAAGAAGTAATCATGGGTCTGCGCCCTGAAGATATTCACGAAGAGCCAGTATTCCTGGAAGCTTCCCCGAACACCATCTTCACTTCGCTGGTTGATGTTACTGAGAACCTGGGTCACGAAATGCTCCTCTACCTGAGCGGCGTTGGTGCAGGTACTGTAATCGCCCGTGTGGACGGACGTTCCACTACACGCGAAGGCAGCAAGCCAAAATTGGCAATCGATATGAACAAAATTCATATCTTCGATAAAGAGTCCGAACTGAACGTATTGCTGGGCTAAGATAGCAGTATCTTCCCTGCTTGAGAAAGCCGCCTGAAAGGGCGGCTTTTTTTATTTTTAGAGGACGATAGTCCTTGAGGGATGCCAGGCAGGGAAACGGCAAAAGAATTGCATTCATAAGCGTTATCCATTAAGATAGCAGGAGAATTACCTGCAGATGTAAAAGGGATAATTTGCTGAATTGATGCGGGCATAGCGGACAAACCGCAGGTGACGAAAGGAAGAATAGATATGGCTAAGAAGGTAAAAGTATCGGAATTGGTACAGAATTTTCAACTTGAAGTCGTATCCGGACATGAAGGTCTGAAAAGACCGATTACAGTGGATGACCTGAACCGTCCGGGGCTGGAGATGGCCGGTTATTTTGAATATTATCCGGAGGAGCGCGTTCAGCTGCTGGGTAAGACGGAGCTTGCTTTTTTCTCCATGCTGCCTGAAGGGGAGCGTGAGAGCCGGCTTCGCGGAATCTGTAACGACAATACTCCGTGTATCGTAATTACAAGAGGATTGGATGTACCGCAGGAGCTGATCGATATTAGCAATGAAAAGGGGCTTCCGGTGCTGCGGAGCGCCATGGCGACTACGATTTTCTCCAGCAGACTGACAAGCTTCCTGGAGGGCCGCCTCGCTCCAACGGCAACGATCCATGGCGTTCTTTGTGACGTATACGGTGTAGGTATGCTGATTACAGGCAGCAGCGGGATCGGTAAGAGTGAAACTGCACTTGAACTGGTCAAACGCGGCCACCGGCTGATTGCCGATGATGCGGTAGAGATCCGCCAGACTTCAGATAATCAGCTGCATGGTACGGCGCCCGAGCTGATCCGTCACCTGCTGGAAATCCGCGGCGTCGGGATTATTAATGTAATGACCCTCTTTGGCGCAGGTGCGATCCGCAATCACAAACGGATTACGCTGGTGGTGCGTCTGGAAGCCTGGCAGCAGGATAAACAATATGACCGGCTTGGTCTGGATGAGGAAACAACACGGATCATTGATACCGATATTCCTCTCGTAACGATTCCGGTGCGTCCGGGACGAAATCTTGCCGTTATTATTGAAGTGGCAGCCATGAACTACCGCTTGAAGCAGATGGGCTTCAATGCAGCCCTGCAGTTTACCAATAAACTTACAGCCACCATTTCTGAAGATATGGATGATCTGGACTAGGAGTGTGAGACGATGTTTTATTCTTTGGCGATTGATCCGATCGTGTTCTCGATCGGTTCACTGCCGGTTCACTGGTACGGCCTGATTCTGGGATTCGGCGCACTTGCCGGACTGTTCCTCGCGATCCGCGAAGGGAAGCGGTTTAATATCCCGCAGGAATTCTTCATGGACCTGCTGCTGCTTGGTGTGCCTTCAGCCATCATCGGCGCGCGGATTTATTTTGTAGCTTTTATGTGGGATGACTATAAGGATAATTGGATCGATATCTTCAAAATCTGGAACGGCGGGATCGCCATTTACGGTGCCCTGATCGGGGCGATTATCTGCGGTATTATTTATTTCCGGCGCAAGGGATATCCGTTCTGGAGAATCGTTGATATCTGTGCACCGGGACTGCTTGCCGGACAAATGATCGGCCGCTGGGGTAACTTTATCAATCAAGAGGCTTACGGTGGTGTTGTAGCGGAATCCTTCCTGCGCGACAAGCTGCATTTGCCGGACTTTATCGTGAATCAAATGTACATAGGGGATGCGTTCCATCATCCCACTTTCCTGTATGAATCGCTTTGGAGCCTGCTGGGAATCCTGCTGCTGATGGTGCTGCGCCGTCAGAAGTTTGTACGTGCAGGTGAAATTTTCTTATCCTATTTCATTTGGTATTCGATCGGCCGCTTCTTTATCGAAGCACTGCGTACAGACAGTCTGGCCTTCAACGGAAGCAGCGGTGTAGCATCGCTGATCAACGGCATGTGGAAACCGATGGAATGGCTGGGCTTTGAACAAGGCTATCTCGACCCGGCTTACGGCAATATCCGGATCTCACAGCTGCTGGCGATTCTGATCATTGTTGTCGCAGTCGTGCTGATTATCGTCCGCCGGGTGACCGGGCAGGCGAGTGCACACTATTCGGATCCCATTGTCAGCACCAAAGGGACCACAGCAGATGCTGTAGTTCCTGATCATGCAGCTCATACAACCCAGAATGCTTCCCAGGCCAGACCGGCGGAACAAGACAAGCCTGAGGGCGGCACACCAAAGGAGTAATCTCTGCAATGATAGAATGCGTACTTTTTGATCTGGACGGTACAATTGTAAATACCAATGAGCTGATCATCAATTCATTCATGCATGCGCTGAAGGAAAACAATCTGTCTCCCCTGACAAGGGAGCAGATTATTCCCTATATGGGTACAACACTGCAGCAGCAAATGAGCGCTTTCTCCGGGATTGAGGATACAAGCGCCCTTGAGCTCTCCTACCGTGCCTACAATAATGCACATCATGATGAACTGATTGCTTCCTTTCCGAATGTGACGGAGACGATGGAGGAGCTGAGACGCCGCGGAATCCGCATGGGCATTGTGACGACGAAGATCCGTCCGACGACGCTCAGGGCGCTGGAGATGTTCGACCTGCTGAAATATATGGATACCATTGTCACCGTCAATGATGTCACGCATCCCAAGCCCCATCCGGAGCCGGTGCTGACCGCTGTCCGCAGCCTGAACGCTGATCCGGGCAGAACCCTGATGGTAGGCGACAGTGCCGTTGATATTCAATCCGCCAAGGCGGCGGGGGTGCTTGCAGCAGGAGTGGCCTGGTCACTCAAAGGTGAGGAGACGCTGCGCCAATACGATCCGGATTATATCATCCATGACATGACCGATTTATACGATATCGTAGGCAAGGGATGAAGCCATGGTGAGAAAAGTAACCCGCTATCCGGTGGAAGAGCATAACGCACTTTGGCATATCTACCGAACAGTCAGCCCGTGGAAGGGCGTGCGTAATTTTATTTTTATCCAGATTGCCCGGTACTGCCCGATCCTGCCGCTCAAGAACTGGATTTACCGCCGGCTGCTTGGGATGAAAGTGGGCAAACATACGGCGTTCGGGCTGATGGCGATGGTGGATGTGTTTTTTCCGGAGCTGATAACGGTCGGTGAAAATTCTGTGATCGGCTATAACACGACAATTCTGGCCCATGAATACCTCATCAAGGAGTATCGTCTGGGCGAGGTTATTATCGGGGAGAACGTACTGGTCGGTGCCAACAGCACCATTCTTCCGGGTGTAACCATCGGGGATGGATCGGTGATTGCAGCAGGCTCGGTCGTGCATAAGGATGTGGCGGCTGGAGCTTTTGTCGGCGGGAATCCGCTGAGGGAGCTGCGTCCGGCTTCTGAAGGTCCAATAGAAGAATAATGAACGGGTTAAGACCCTGCTGTTTCATATTGCGTGTACCGGCGCAGGAACGGCAGGGTATTTTATTTTCGGGAGTTGCAGGAAATTGAGCCAAACATTAAGAAACCTTTAAGTATCTGCAAAACCAAAGAAGCGTTATACTTGTACATAGCCGGAACATCAGATTGTGCAAGGGCGCCCGGCATAACCAAATATCAGAGTGAAAATACAGCAGGGACAGGCTTCCTGATATCTCACATCCAGACCTTCGTGCTTGGCATCCAATTGAACAGCCATCATAAGCAGAGAAGAGGAACTCTATTGTGAATGCGGCCCCTCAGGAAAGACTGCCCCAGCTGGATATTTACCGCGCTCTGGCGATTATTGGCGTACTTCATGTGCATGCTTCATCTTTTGCAGCCGGTGAGCAGGCGCTTCAGTCTCCTTACTACTACTGGCTCAACTGGATCAATATTTTTTTCAAATTCGGTACGCCGTCATTTATTTTTCTCAGCAGCTTTGTGCTGTTCTACAATTACTACGGACGTCCGGTAACGCGCAGCCTGATCGGGAATTTTTACCGCCGCAGACTGAAATATATTCTACTGCCCTATTTACTGGCATCGGTCGGGTATTATGGCCTCACCTTGTATGTGAACGGGGAGTTTATGCAGCATCCGGCAGAGAATCTGACAGGTTTTCTTAAGGCGCTGTTTACAGGTTCGGCATATGCGCATTTGTATTTTGTATTCATCAGCATCCAGTTCTATCTGCTGTTTCCGCTGCTCCTGAAGCTGCTGCAAACCTCACGGGTTTGGGTTCGCTGGACAGTTCCGCTCGGGCTTGCGCTGCAGTGGGGGTTTATCCTCTGGAACAAATATCAGCTGCATATCGTGGAAAAGGGCAGCCTGTCCATTTCATACCTGGCTTATTATATGTTGGGTGCTTATATTGCAATCCGGTTTGAGGAAGTCAAGCCGTGGCTGATGAAGCCGTGGAGGGAGCTGACGCCTTGGCTCAAACGGTTCACGCTAATGCTGGTCGTCTGCTGGCTGGGAGCGGCTTTTGCACATGTGCAGCTGTGGTATCAGGCCCGCCATTTTGGAAACTGGAAGGATTCATTGTGGTATGAGCTGCTGTGGAACCTGCATACGATGCTGTCTGCGCTGATGCTGCTGTACTTGGCATTCATGATTTACAGGAAGGTGCCGCGGGCCATAGTGGCTGCGCTGACACGGCTCGGAGAGCTGTCTTTTGCGGTCTATCTTATCCATCCGCTGCTGCTTGCTGTGTACAGAAGATTCCGCTTCAGTATACCGGTCGATTCACTGACTTATGTCCTGTTTATATATGGGGGACTGTTGGTGGCGCTGGGCGGAAGCTGGATCATTGTGCATTTTGCGTTCCGCCGGCTGCGCTGGTCGTGGATGGCTATCGGCAGTGTGCCGCGTTCGCTGGCTCCGCAGGTGCTTAACGTAAAGGGGCAGGGGATGAGCTTGCCGCAGGCCGGGGAAGAGAAGCAGGGGCAGAGCGTGTAGGGCTGCAGAACTCTTTTGACAGAGGAGATTAATTATTACGGGCATCCCAGAAGAACGGGGCTTTACAGGAGGAAAGTTATGAGTCAGAAAGAAAGAATTCCGCAGCTGGATATCTTCCGGGCGGTTGCGATTTTTGCAGTGCTGGCGATTCATGCCACTTCACGCACACTGGCGGAGACTACGGGAACATCGCTGTTTCATCCGTTTTTGTTCATCAACAAGTTCAGCCAGTTTGCGGTGCCATCGTTTGTGTTCCTGAGCGGATTCGTCCTGTTCTACAACTATATCGACCGTCCGCTGACCGGCAAAATGCTGGGCAAGTTCTATAGCCGCAGGCTGATCTATATTATTGTGCCTTATGTGGTGTTCTCCCTGCTGTATTTTGTGCTCAAAATGAATGCAGGCAATACGTGGGGCATGCCTCTTGATGAGATGGTGCGGAAAATGGGCAAATATTTGCTGACCGGAACCGCGTACACGCATTTGTACTACATCATTATTATCATCCAGTTCTATGTGCTGTTCCCGCTCTTTTTGTGGTGTCTGCAAAAGGTCCGCCGGCTTGCCGCCTGGGCGCCTGTAATCGGGCTTGCGCTGCAGTGGGGATTCGTCCTGCTGAACAAATATATGACGAACCACGGATACTGGCAGTTGTCCAAGGGCAGCCTGGCGATTACTTATTTCTCCTACTTCCTGTTAGGTGCGGCTGTGGCAGTCTATTACGGACCGCTCAAAAAATGGCTGATTCCCTCCCGGGAAGGCTGGCGCTCTGCTAAGGGAGCAAGCTGGATCGTGCTGTGGCTGCTGTGGGCAGCTGCAGGGATTGTGCACGTGGAGCTGTGGTTCAACAACTATACCAAAAAAACAGTCATCAACAGCCTCTGGTATGAAGGCTTCTCCAATCTGCACGCGCTGCTGTCCTGTCTAGTGCTGATGCAGCTGTCATTCCTGCTCTACGGAGCCGGACGCAGCCTGCTGACGAAACTGCTGGTCTCTGCCGGTGCCTGCTCATTCGGTATTTATCTGCTTCATCCGGCAATATTGTTCTACTACAGAAAGCTGCCGTTCCATGGCGGTTCCCTTGCGTACACAGCAGCAATATTCGGCGGCTGGCTGGCTGCTCTGGGGATTTCCTGGATCGTCGTTGCTTTTGTATTCCGCTATTTCAAGCTGGGCTGGGTGCTGTTTGGTTCTGCGCCGCAAAAGCCGAAGTCCAAGCTATCGGCCTAATCATAAAACGCCGGCTTCTCCACAGATGTGGGAGAAGCCGGCGTTTTTTGTTGCAGGCATGATTATAGATTTACTACATGCAGGATTATTCTATCGTTTCTGAAGCAGCCTCGATATCATTGTAAGCCCAGTGAGCTGTACTGACGTCCTTCCAGGTAGGCGTTCCGGAAATATTGGATGACGTCCAGTTAAACAGTTTGTTAAGAACGGTAACCGCTTCTGCCCGGGTGATGATCTGACCCGGACGGAAGGTGCCGTTACTGTATCCCTGCATCAGGCCTTTGGATTGTGCGGCTGCGATATCACCGGCCGCCCAGTGCCCCGCAATATCGGAGAACGATTGTGCGGTTGCAGCAGCAGGCTGATCCGCTGCGTATCTGGCGGCAATCGTGGCCATTTGCGCCCGGGTAATGCCATCATTCGGATTAAAGTTTCCGTTCTTGTCCCCGATCATCAGTCCCTGTGCAGTGATGAACCCGATCTGATTCCGGGCCCAGTGTGCAGCAGTGACATCCGGATAGGTAACAGCTTGTGACTGTGTACCACTGTCGTTCAGCAGTCTTGCCAGCATGGTTGCCATCTGCGCCCGTGTTACAGCACCTTCCGGTCTGAAGGTTCCGTCCGGGAAGCCTTGAATATATGGCGTGCGGCTGTTGACTGCCGGAGCCTCAGGAGTATTGGAGCTGCTATCGCCAAGCTGGCTGCTCAGATCCATTCCCTGCCAGCTTAACAGGGCGAAGGCTCCCCGCGGGTTAGCAGCAAACCGGATTCCTGGTGCACTGGTCCCTGTGGAGATGATCTCTCCTGAGAGCAGTTCTGAGCTGTTGTTACCCTGCTCAGCATATACAGCGAGTGACTTCAGGAAGCTGTCTCTCTGCTGAGTCTCGGCAGGCAAAGTCACTCCATTCAGCGGCAGCACAATGGAAACTTCGCTTCCGCCGGTCATATTGGTCTCTACCTCGACAGGTGTAGCTACAACCGTAGGCTGAAGCTGGGCAGAGATGTTCTGTACTGGTTCCGCCTGCAGCGCTCTTTGGCTGACGATATCGCGCTGCTGCTGATTTTTAACTGGTGTAAAGCGGAAATACAGATCATTATTCTGGGCTGCCAATGCTTCGTGAGGCACTACAGTCTCAATATAGCTTGTTGTAATGCCCAGATTAAGATCAGCCTGCTTGATGGCCTGCAGCGCTGCTGCAGGGAGTTGAACATTGAGTACATCTGCCGGGGTACCGGCATCCGGGACTGTAATCCGGAGGCTGTCTCCGCCGCTGTTCCGGATTTGGTTGACAGCTTCACTTGTTCTGTCATTTGGCAGAGTAAGCGTATCGCTGATTACACCATTCGTTACCGTTCTTGTTACATTGACAGGCAAGGTTCCGCCATTTCCAATGGACACAGTGGCTGGTATCGGTGTTGCGGTTGGTGACGCTGTAGCAACTGGAGTGCTGCCGCCGGAAGACGATCCACCAGTGCCCGGTGTCGGGTCAGTAGTTGGCACCGGTGTTGGCGATGCCGATGGTTCAGATGTTGAAGTTGGTGCAGGTGTTGAAGTTGGCGCCGGTGTTGATGTTGGAACTGGTATTTCTGTTGGAACTGGTGTCGAAGTCGAACCTGGCGTTTCAGTTGGAACTGGTGACTCCGTTGGTGTTGGTGCCTCTGTCGGTGTCGGCTGGGTAGCTTCAGGTACAACTACATTGCCTACAGAGAACAGATATCCAGCTGCTGTGACCGTAACGGTGTAGGTCTGTCCTTCGTCAAGGGCAGCCTCTACCTGATACGTTGTGCCGCCATCGGTTGTAGTCACATTAGCTGCTATGGCTCCGCCGCTAAGCGTAAAGTTGCTGGCAGTGAGACCTGGTACAGCTTGGTCTAAAGTAACTGTGAAGCCGGTTGTAGCTGGAGTGCTGATGGCTCCAGTTATGGCGACGGCTTCAGGTACGATTACATCACTTACGTTGAACCGGTACCCGGTTTTAGTAATTTCAACGGTATAAGTTTCGCCTTCAGAGAGAGCGGCTTCTACCTGGTAGGTCAGACCGCCATCTGCCGAAATGACTGAAGAAACTGCAGTTCCGCCGCTAAGCGCAAAGTCACTGGCAGTAAGGCCCGGTACAGCTTGGTCGAGCGTGACTGTGAAGCCGGTTGTACTCGGAGTGCTGATGGTTCCAGTAATGGCGACAGGCATCGGCACGGTAATATTGCCAACAGTAAAGTGGTATCCTGCTTCTGTAATCGTAACAGTGTACGTCTCACCTTCAGAGAGCACTGCTTCCACCTGGTAAGTTAAGCCTTCGTCAGCAGTGGTTACACTATCCACCGTCACTCCGCCGCTAAGGGCAAAATCGCTGGAAGTAAGCCCCGGCACGGCTTGATCCAGAGTGACTGTAAAGCCAGTTGTGCCCGGATTGCTGATGGTTCCGGCCACCTCGGTCGCCGGCGGAACTACTACATTTTCAACTACAAAACGCAGACCCGGTTCCATGATTGTAACGGTATAGGTTTCTCCGTCAGTAAGATCCGCCGATACCTGATAGCTTAAATTGCTGTCATCAAGCGGCGTGATGCTGTTCACCCTCATAGTATCGTTAAGAACAAAATACATATTAGTATATAGTAGCGCCATCCGGTCTAACGTGATCGTAAAACCGGTAGTTGATTCATTGCTGATGGTTCCGTTAATTAAAGTCTCAAAAGGGGTATTCACATTCCCAACTGTGATCCGGTAGCCTGTTTCCGTAATCGTTACTGTGTACACTGTACCGGGGGAAAGCGAAGCATTCACCATATACGTCAATCCGCCATCGGCTGTATTCACGGAAGTCACTGTAGCACCATTATTTAGCGCAAAATTGCTGGCAGTAAGCCCCGGCACGGCCTGATCCAAAGTAACTGTAAAGCCATTTGTACTTTGATTGCTGATCGTTCCAGCTACAGCTACAGGGACTGGAACCGTAACGCTCTCTACAGAGAAAAGGTAGCCTGGGTGCCTAATCATAACCGTGTACGTTTCACCCTCGGTAAGGTTAGCTTCTACCTGATAGGTAAGACCGCCATCTACAGTAGTCACGTTGCTCACCGTAGCTCCATTGCTTAGCGTAAAGTCACTTGCCGTAAGCCCAGGAAACGCCTTGTCCAAAGTGACGGTAAACCCAGTTACGCTCTCTGCACTAACAGCGCCGGTTACGATTTCTAAAGCTCGGGATGTGAGCATCAGGTTTCCTGCACCCAGAACCATGAAGTTTCCATTAATTGTTTTAATATTTTTAGCAGCAGAGTTATTCCCAATTGAGTAGGGAGCCCACTTCATTCCATCTGAAGAAATGTACCACTCTACCCCAGTCCCGCTGGCAAGGAATAAGTTATTGGCGTAAGCAGTCATGGTTGGAATAAAGTCGACTGGATCCATATTCAGTCGTGTCCAGGTTCTTCCGTCAGGCGAAGTAAGACCGTAACTTAGATTGTCATTGACTGTAATACCATAAACGTAGAATTCACCATTAGCGTATAGCATTTCATATGACTGAAACCATTCCGAACTCGGAAGTGCTGGCACCGTGGCCTTTGTCCATGTAAGGCCATCGATCGAATAGATGACTGTACTATAGGTAGTGGCTACAAATAGCCCATCTGCAAATACAACATCCTTAACAGAGTAATCAAAATTAACAGTTCTGGTGGTCCAAGTAAGGCCTAAATTCGTCGAAGAGAATACGTTATTTGTATTTTCACTTACAACTATAAGGTTTCCGTTACCGTAGGCCATACCAGTCGGGCTTATGCCAGCCAATCCTGAAGGAGTCCGTTTTTCCCAGATCCGTCCGTCTGTTGATATCATTACCGAAGATTCATCAAAGGCAAT
Coding sequences:
- a CDS encoding S-layer homology domain-containing protein; its protein translation is MYQSLKRGLVLCLAMVLLAVQWPLQPVSAVEVPPQEDPGLIFEGNAGLQSNAYRAAAYGQGIYIATGTTGNIVRSEDGKLWSDVMENSNTTTFYGAAYGANKFVVVGADGTILTSPDGKSWTPRVSGVSSPLMDVRFIEGQFIAVGSSGDMVTSSDGESWTRTPLLDSTGKTIMVSMTGITYGNGKYAISHTATDGTILVSTSPSGPWSRVSLYYLGPAMISSLTFVNDRFFAITDSVNSTHRGHVLSSVNPSTPTWPKILTTTLPVEFAYYNGKYRILGQTVYTSSTGGTSISEWTTNTTNTTPEITGYAIGSDRMVVVSEFGISATLDGESWTGSLPDIADIAYGNGTYVRVGTLNYRTYISYSNDFENWQTSTFPSNSGTVPRVIFAEDHFIAFDESSVMISTDGRIWEKRTPSGLAGISPTGMAYGNGNLIVVSENTNNVFSSTNLGLTWTTRTVNFDYSVKDVVFADGLFVATTYSTVIYSIDGLTWTKATVPALPSSEWFQSYEMLYANGEFYVYGITVNDNLSYGLTSPDGRTWTRLNMDPVDFIPTMTAYANNLFLASGTGVEWYISSDGMKWAPYSIGNNSAAKNIKTINGNFMVLGAGNLMLTSRALEIVTGAVSAESVTGFTVTLDKAFPGLTASDFTLSNGATVSNVTTVDGGLTYQVEANLTEGETYTVMIRHPGYLFSVESVTVPVPVAVAGTISNQSTNGFTVTLDQAVPGLTASNFALNNGATVTSVNTADGGLTYMVNASLSPGTVYTVTITETGYRITVGNVNTPFETLINGTISNESTTGFTITLDRMALLYTNMYFVLNDTMRVNSITPLDDSNLSYQVSADLTDGETYTVTIMEPGLRFVVENVVVPPATEVAGTISNPGTTGFTVTLDQAVPGLTSSDFALSGGVTVDSVTTADEGLTYQVEAVLSEGETYTVTITEAGYHFTVGNITVPMPVAITGTISTPSTTGFTVTLDQAVPGLTASDFALSGGTAVSSVISADGGLTYQVEAALSEGETYTVEITKTGYRFNVSDVIVPEAVAITGAISTPATTGFTVTLDQAVPGLTASNFTLSGGAIAANVTTTDGGTTYQVEAALDEGQTYTVTVTAAGYLFSVGNVVVPEATQPTPTEAPTPTESPVPTETPGSTSTPVPTEIPVPTSTPAPTSTPAPTSTSEPSASPTPVPTTDPTPGTGGSSSGGSTPVATASPTATPIPATVSIGNGGTLPVNVTRTVTNGVISDTLTLPNDRTSEAVNQIRNSGGDSLRITVPDAGTPADVLNVQLPAAALQAIKQADLNLGITTSYIETVVPHEALAAQNNDLYFRFTPVKNQQQRDIVSQRALQAEPVQNISAQLQPTVVATPVEVETNMTGGSEVSIVLPLNGVTLPAETQQRDSFLKSLAVYAEQGNNSSELLSGEIISTGTSAPGIRFAANPRGAFALLSWQGMDLSSQLGDSSSNTPEAPAVNSRTPYIQGFPDGTFRPEGAVTRAQMATMLARLLNDSGTQSQAVTYPDVTAAHWARNQIGFITAQGLMIGDKNGNFNPNDGITRAQMATIAARYAADQPAAATAQSFSDIAGHWAAGDIAAAQSKGLMQGYSNGTFRPGQIITRAEAVTVLNKLFNWTSSNISGTPTWKDVSTAHWAYNDIEAASETIE